The following coding sequences are from one Ornithodoros turicata isolate Travis chromosome 1, ASM3712646v1, whole genome shotgun sequence window:
- the LOC135391485 gene encoding uncharacterized protein LOC135391485 — MDAIEYDQICTDSLPSLPFDMSKQLKDMGLQLADEPFSARVEISLLIGSDYYWQVVTGQTVLLSKHLVAAEALFGWTIQGVCSSDGRKGRHDIQVMKICVETDVEVDTDRIYSQLQAFWDLEHLGITDQCSTSSSYNDPILQEFSTSACLQNGRYMVRLPWNLEKRHMLCDNKVLAFRRLSYTTKKLLPDPSLMEEYDSTIRQYLLNGHAERVLETENTGGGPVYYMPHHAVIRRDRETTKVRIVFDPSSKSSGAVSLNEALRAGPNLNLNVLDLLLQFRAYQIALTADVEKAFLQIVLDPQDRDFLRFLWYATAPKADEALPPIETWRMMRVPFGAKSSPFLLAATIRNHLQSVVTRYPRTASLLSSHFYVDDLVVGVDSVDEGNTLYRESRDILIEAGMKLVKWTSNGSTQWKLFQAEGTASSSTTSLKKVLGLNWDIDSDEIQLSMKSLSYFLERPVDTKRYVLQAVSRIFDPLGYVAPFVITVKILLQGI; from the coding sequence ATGGATGCAATCGAGTACGACCAGATTTGCACTGACAGCCTCCCGTCTTTACCCTTCGACATGTCGAAACAACTGAAAGATATGGGCCTTCAGCTAGCTGATGAACCGTTTTCGGCGCGTGTCGAGATTTCTCTCCTGATTGGGTCAGATTATTACTGGCAAGTCGTCACTGGACAAACTGTTCTACTTTCGAAACATCTGGTAGCAGCTGAAGCCCTTTTCGGGTGGACCATCCAAGGAGTCTGTTCGTCCGATGGCAGGAAGGGACGACATGATATTCAAGTAATGAAGATTTGCGTGGAAACAGATGTCGAGGTTGACACCGACAGGATATATTCGCAACTACAGGCATTTTGGGACCTTGAGCATCTAGGCATCACGGACCAGTGTTCAACGTCCAGTTCCTACAATGACCCCATTCTTCAAGAGTTTAGCACTTCAGCATGCCTACAGAACGGGCGATATATGGTCCGTCTCCCCTGGAACCTGGAGAAGCGTCACATGCTGTGCGATAACAAGGTACTCGCGTTCCGACGGTTGAGTTACACCACCAAGAAGCTGCTACCGGATCCCAGTTTGATGGAAGAGTACGACTCTACGATTCGTCAATATCTGCTAAATGGACATGCTGAGCGCGTACTTGAGACGGAGAACACCGGTGGAGGGCCTGTATATTACATGCCTCATCATGCTGTCATACGAAGAGATCGGGAGACGACTAAAGTACGCATTGTATTCGACCCTTCGTCAAAGTCATCTGGTGCAGTCTCTTTAAATGAAGCTCTTCGCGCTGGACCCAACTTGAACCTGAATGTTCTAGATTTGCTCCTTCAGTTCAGGGCATATCAAATAGCTCTTACAGCTGACGTTGAAAAAGCATTTTTACAGATCGTACTCGATCCACAGGATCGCGATTTTTTGCGCTTTCTTTGGTACGCCACTGCGCCGAAGGCAGACGAGGCTTTGCCTCCTATTGAGACTTGGAGAATGATGCGGGTACCGTTCGGCGCAAAGTCCAGCCCGTTTTTGTTGGCCGCCACTATCCGAAATCATTTGCAATCTGTGGTTACACGATATCCTCGAACGGCTTCTCTTCTATCAAGTCACTTTTATGTGGATGACCTGGTTGTCGGCGTGGATTCCGTTGACGAAGGAAATACGCTCTACCGTGAATCGCGTGACATCCTTATTGAAGCAGGGATGAAGCTCGTCAAATGGACCAGCAACGGCAGCACCCAGTGGAAGTTATTTCAAGCGGAAGGCACTGCTTCATCATCCACCACTTCCCTTAAAAAGGTGCTGGGACTCAATTGGGATATCGACTCTGATGAGATACAGCTCTCCATGAAATCATTATCCTATTTTCTGGAACGTCCGGTTGACACTAAGCGTTACGTGCTTCAGGCTGTTTCTCGGATTTTTGATCCTCTGGGCTACGTGGCGCCGTTCGTCATTACGGTCAAGATCCTACTGCAAGGCATCTGA
- the LOC135391481 gene encoding uncharacterized protein LOC135391481 translates to MSLPRLELMGAVLATRLLKFVRQTLFLLDVEAILWTDSEVALHWIHGSPSAWKPFVRNRVAEIQSSTQTRQWRHCPGPDNPAALLARGVSCRRLLDTTCWWNGPSWLCSPESWPPGWRSTANAPGDVYSEAKTSDVLAVMTVINEPILQVRKYSSFSRLLRVTSWVLRFVHNSRSPSLKDRGMPSLEEINAAEHYWIRNAQRESFGLQPTTKTSLRNASLFYDDEGILRMQGRLLYGVFPDAVKHPIVLPSDHPITAMIIRQTHLRLLHAGVQGTLTDLREAYWVIRGRQVVKRVVHGCRVCRRAKARACTESAGPLPRDRISAAAPFDVTGTDYAGPLFYRPPYGESNVSRKCYILIFTCAVTRAVHLELTESMTAEDFLKALKRFVSRRGVPGTVYSDNFCTFKSVSRELSVGQLSQDPDVNGFLTVHRISWKFIVERAAWWGGFWEGLIKSTKVYLRKILGKSTLTYSELATVVTEVEAVLNSRPLTYVSEDPDDLSVLTPGHFLVGKRITALPYEPADELRSTSNQLRRRWKYRERLMESFWTRWTKEYILYLRSANIRRPLSSYSVKTGDIVLIAKENAPRVSWPLGRVESTRESADGRIRSCQVRISGGKVICRPIQLLHKLEADED, encoded by the coding sequence ATGTCCCTCCCGCGCCTCGAATTGATGGGCGCCGTTCTAGCCACACGACTGCTTAAGTTTGTCCGGCAGACGTTATTCCTTTTAGATGTGGAAGCTATCTTGTGGACAGACTCCGAGGTTGCTTTGCATTGGATCCACGGATCTCCCTCGGCGTGGAAACCTTTTGTACGGAACCGCGTTGCTGAGATTCAATCTTCTACGCAAACCCGCCAATGGAGACACTGTCCTGGTCCCGACAACCCTGCCGCCCTTTTGGCGAGGGGTGTGTCATGCCGACGCCTTCTGGACACTACGTGTTGGTGGAATGGCCCGAGTTGGCTATGCAGTCCTGAATCCTGGCCGCCAGGTTGGCGCTCTACAGCCAATGCTCCAGGAGATGTCTACTCCGAGGCTAAGACCTCCGACGTTCTCGCAGTGATGACAGTGATCAACGAGCCCATCCTGCAAGTACGAAAGTACAGCTCGTTCTCCAGACTGCTCCGGGTTACGTCATGGGTGCTACGGTTTGTCCACAACAGCAGGAGCCCTTCTCTCAAGGACAGGGGTATGCCAAGTTTAGAAGAGATTAATGCGGCAGAGCACTATTGGATTAGAAATGCTCAGCGTGAGTCTTTTGGATTGCAGCCTACCACTAAAACTTCTCTTCGGAACGCCTCCTTGTTTTACGACGACGAAGGGATCCTCCGCATGCAAGGACGTCTCCTGTACGGTGTCTTTCCTGATGCAGTCAAGCATCCTATAGTCTTGCCCTCGGACCACCCTATCACAGCCATGATTATCAGGCAGACTCACTTACGGTTGTTGCACGCTGGCGTCCAAGGAACACTGACTGACCTACGGGAGGCCTACTGGGTCATTCGAGGACGGCAAGTGGTAAAGAGGGTGGTGCACGGCTGTCGCGTTTGCCGGCGAGCGAAAGCCCGCGCGTGTACTGAGAGTGCTGGTCCCCTGCCTCGGGACCGAATATCAGCTGCAGCGCCATTTGATGTGACAGGAACCGATTATGCTGGGCCACTCTTTTACAGACCACCCTATGGAGAGAGCAATGTTTCAAGAAAGTGTTACATCCTCATCTTCACTTGCGCCGTAACTAGGGCAGTTCATTTAGAGCTCACAGAATCTATGACTGCCGAAGACTTTTTGAAGGCCCTCAAGAGATTTGTATCGAGGAGAGGTGTGCCAGGAACAGTATACTCTGATAATTTCTGCACCTTCAAGAGTGTGTCCCGTGAACTTTCCGTTGGCCAGCTGTCGCAGGATCCAGATGTGAACGGGTTCCTTACGGTACATCGGATCAGCTGGAAGTTTATCGTTGAGCGCGCTGCCTGGTGGGGAGGCTTTTGGGAAGGCCTAATAAAAAGCACCAAGGTGTATCTACGGAAGATACTGGGAAAAAGCACCCTAACGTACAGCGAGCTTGCCACTGTTGTCACAGAGGTGGAAGCCGTTCTGAATTCACGGCCCTTGACATATGTTTCCGAGGATCCAGACGATCTCTCCGTGCTCACGCCTGGTCACTTCCTGGTTGGTAAACGTATTACAGCCCTTCCCTACGAGCCTGCAGACGAGTTGCGTTCgacgtcaaaccagctgaggCGACGATGGAAGTACCGCGAGCGCTTGATGGAGTCGTTTTGGACTAGATGGACCAAGGAGTATATCCTGTACCTGAGATCCGCGAACATACGCAGGCCACTTTCATCGTACAGCGTCAAGACAGGAGACATCGTTCTCATAGCCAAGGAGAATGCTCCTCGGGTGTCTTGGCCTCTTGGCCGCGTTGAAAGTACAAGAGAGAGCGCCGATGGCCGCATCCGATCTTGCCAGGTCAGGATATCGGGGGGCAAAGTTATCTGTAGACCAATTCAACTACTACACAAGTTAGAGGCAGACGAAGATTAG